The following coding sequences lie in one Thermosulfuriphilus ammonigenes genomic window:
- a CDS encoding UPF0182 family protein, with protein MVLWNRLAVLLVFLVGGFLLIANPFVSYYTDYLWYADLGFTRVFLIKFWVQTALFLAAGGFFGLVFYLNGYLVHRYARRSPAAFDLLGPRLRHWLGEGFRFLLKWSSLVLAIIFGASATPFWEDALLFSQATAFGQKDPLLGMDLSFYIFRLPFWRYLASYTFALWLLCAGLGVAIFLAMGHVQGSGRRLTLTRIFRRYIAGLLAIFFLRLAFDLWLDRADLLFDERGVVFGAGFTEARVVLPVLTALTWLSVAAAGLSALFVMRPRREILLGLVVLYAGLYFLGLKFLPGVVHRYVVQPNEFEREREYLALEIKATRQAFGLDKVNEQSFVFGKRLTPAALEANQDTIKNIRLWDHEPLLETYSQIQEIRTYYKFVSVDNDRYLINGQLRQVMLSARELSYTDLPSRSWINEHLVYTHGYGLTLGVVNEVTPEGLPKLLIKDIPPVSECDIQISRPEIYFGELANEYVLVRTRAKEFDYPAGETNIYTTYGGKTGVRVGGLFRRLLFSLRFGSSKILLSGDITGESRILYYRSVAERVRKAAPFLKFDADPYLVIGQDGRLFWLVDAYTTSNRYPYARQIKGVGNYIRNSVLAVVDAYHGTIEFYLKDASDPIIRTYQRIFPGMFRPLSQMRSDLRNHIRYPHRLFFLQARLFGAYHMENPRVFYNQEDLWEIPRSLRNQQGYMKPYYTIMKLPGEEKAEFILMIPFNPARKHNLAAWMCVRCDPEHYGQMLVYRFPKQKLVYGPQQIESRINQDPEISRQLSLWDQRGSRVIMGTLLIIPIEGNLLYIQPLYLKAESGQIPELKRVIVAYENEIRMGKSLEEALYAIFGQTLKTPPSPRDYSGPPGPKTTGVIEELYRQAEEALRAGDLETFGRLWRQIGEILKKGLK; from the coding sequence ATGGTCCTCTGGAATCGCTTGGCTGTTCTTCTGGTCTTTCTGGTGGGAGGCTTTCTCTTAATCGCCAACCCCTTTGTTTCTTACTACACCGACTATCTCTGGTATGCCGACCTGGGATTTACCCGGGTTTTCTTGATTAAATTCTGGGTCCAGACAGCCCTCTTTCTGGCGGCCGGGGGTTTTTTCGGCCTCGTCTTCTATCTCAACGGCTATCTGGTACATCGCTATGCCCGCCGGAGTCCGGCAGCCTTTGACCTTTTGGGGCCTCGACTCCGCCATTGGCTGGGAGAAGGATTCCGTTTCCTCCTCAAATGGAGTTCTCTGGTTCTGGCTATCATTTTTGGGGCCTCGGCCACTCCCTTCTGGGAGGATGCCCTTCTCTTTAGCCAGGCCACGGCCTTTGGTCAGAAAGATCCCCTGCTGGGTATGGATCTGTCGTTTTATATCTTTCGGCTTCCCTTCTGGCGCTATTTGGCCAGCTATACCTTTGCTCTCTGGTTACTCTGTGCCGGTCTGGGCGTGGCCATCTTCCTGGCCATGGGACATGTTCAGGGCTCGGGACGCCGCCTGACCCTTACCCGGATCTTCCGACGCTATATCGCCGGCCTTCTGGCCATCTTTTTTCTCCGCCTGGCCTTTGATCTCTGGCTAGATAGGGCTGACCTTCTCTTCGACGAAAGGGGGGTGGTTTTTGGAGCCGGGTTTACCGAGGCCCGGGTGGTACTGCCGGTGTTAACGGCCCTTACCTGGCTTTCGGTGGCCGCCGCCGGGCTTTCAGCCCTCTTTGTTATGCGCCCCCGAAGGGAGATTCTCCTTGGGCTGGTGGTCTTATATGCCGGGCTTTACTTCCTGGGGCTAAAGTTTCTGCCCGGGGTGGTGCATCGCTATGTAGTCCAGCCCAATGAGTTTGAACGGGAAAGAGAGTACCTGGCCTTAGAGATCAAGGCCACCCGGCAGGCCTTTGGTCTGGATAAAGTCAACGAGCAGAGCTTTGTCTTCGGAAAAAGGCTTACTCCAGCGGCCCTTGAAGCCAATCAGGACACCATCAAAAACATCAGGCTATGGGATCACGAGCCTCTCCTTGAGACTTATAGCCAGATCCAGGAAATCCGCACCTATTACAAATTTGTCTCTGTGGACAACGACCGCTATCTCATAAATGGTCAACTCCGTCAGGTGATGCTCTCGGCCCGGGAGCTTTCCTATACTGACCTCCCCAGCCGTTCCTGGATAAACGAACACCTGGTCTATACCCACGGCTATGGCCTGACTTTGGGGGTGGTCAATGAAGTCACCCCGGAAGGACTTCCCAAACTCCTTATTAAGGATATCCCCCCGGTCTCAGAATGCGATATCCAGATTAGCCGCCCGGAGATCTATTTCGGCGAGTTAGCCAATGAATATGTCCTGGTGCGCACCCGGGCCAAAGAATTCGACTACCCGGCGGGGGAAACCAATATTTATACTACCTATGGAGGCAAAACTGGGGTCAGGGTAGGAGGCCTCTTTCGACGACTCCTCTTCAGCCTTCGTTTTGGCTCAAGCAAGATCCTCCTCTCTGGAGATATTACAGGAGAGAGCCGGATACTTTATTATCGATCAGTCGCGGAGCGGGTCCGCAAGGCAGCCCCTTTTCTCAAGTTTGATGCCGACCCATATCTGGTAATCGGCCAGGATGGTCGCCTGTTCTGGTTGGTAGATGCCTATACCACTTCCAATCGCTACCCTTACGCCAGGCAGATAAAAGGAGTAGGCAACTATATCCGCAACTCCGTCTTGGCCGTGGTGGATGCCTATCACGGAACTATAGAATTCTATCTCAAAGACGCTTCAGATCCTATAATCAGAACCTATCAGCGAATATTTCCGGGGATGTTTCGCCCTCTTTCGCAGATGAGGTCCGACCTGAGAAATCATATCCGATACCCTCACCGGCTCTTTTTTCTCCAGGCCAGGCTATTTGGAGCCTACCACATGGAGAACCCTCGCGTCTTCTATAACCAGGAGGATCTCTGGGAGATTCCCCGCAGCCTTCGCAACCAACAGGGCTACATGAAGCCCTACTACACCATTATGAAGCTTCCCGGGGAGGAGAAGGCCGAATTTATTCTCATGATCCCCTTTAATCCGGCCCGCAAACACAATCTGGCCGCCTGGATGTGTGTCAGATGTGATCCAGAGCACTACGGCCAGATGCTGGTCTATCGCTTTCCCAAACAAAAGCTGGTCTATGGCCCTCAGCAGATAGAGAGCCGGATCAACCAGGATCCGGAAATCTCCCGCCAGCTTTCCCTCTGGGATCAGCGAGGCAGTCGGGTGATCATGGGCACGCTTCTTATTATCCCCATTGAGGGCAACCTGCTTTATATTCAGCCCCTGTATCTTAAGGCCGAGTCAGGCCAGATCCCGGAGCTCAAACGAGTCATTGTGGCCTATGAGAACGAGATCCGCATGGGCAAGAGTCTGGAGGAAGCTCTTTATGCCATCTTTGGCCAGACCCTTAAGACTCCCCCCTCTCCCCGTGACTACAGCGGGCCTCCAGGCCCAAAAACCACCGGAGTTATAGAAGAGCTCTATCGGCAGGCGGAGGAGGCCTTGAGAGCCGGAGATCTTGAAACCTTTGGCCGCCTCTGGCGCCAGATAGGAGAAATTCTCAAGAAGGGGCTCAAGTAA